In Chrysemys picta bellii isolate R12L10 chromosome 3, ASM1138683v2, whole genome shotgun sequence, a single genomic region encodes these proteins:
- the LOC135982686 gene encoding SRRM2 protein homolog rsr-2-like, with product MQADNRKRAPAWTVREVLDLIAVWGEDSVLAELRSKRRNAKTFEKISKGMMERGHNRDSEQCRMKVKELRQAYQKTKEAKGRSGSEPRTCRFYAELHAILGGAATTTPPVIVDSGSGIVSSATPEDSADGGEEEEEDEDELAESTQHSVLPNSQDLFLTLTEVPSQASQASTQDSDPMEGTSAAANSSSLPPPSRMLSQIRRRKKRTRDEMFSEIMESSRSDRAHLNEWKETVSKYRKEASEREDRRDQREDMRDQREDRREQREERRDARDERWRQEDQRRQDATLGLLREQTDMLRRLVELQERLLENRLPLQPLFHPPPSPCSVSSSPRRVRTRGVGRLCTPSHSTPVDSPSKRLSFF from the exons atgcaggctgataatcgaaaaagagcaccagcatggaccgtgagggaggtactggatctgatcgctgtatggggagaggattcagtgcttgcagaacttcgttctaaaagacgaaatgcaaaaacttttgaaaaaatctccaagggcatgatggagagaggccacaatagggactctgagcagtgccgcatgaaagtcaaggagctcagacaagcctatcaaaaaacaaaggaggcaaagggtcgctccgggtcagagccgcggacatgccgcttctacgccgagctgcatgcaattctagggggggctgccaccactaccccacctgtgatcgtggattctgggtcggggatagtctcatctgcgacgcctgaggattctgccgatgggggagaggaggaggaggaggatgaggatgagcttgcagagagcacacagcactccgttctccccaacagccaggatctttttctcaccctgactgaagtaccctcccaagcctcccaagccagtacccaagactctgaccccatggaagggacctcag cagctgcaaattcctcaagcctccctcctccatcccgaatgttatcacagataaggcgtcgtaagaagagaacgcgagacgagatgttttctgaaattatggaatccagccgcagtgacagagctcatctgaatgagtggaaggaaacagtttcaaagtataggaaagaagccagtgaacgtgaggacaggagggaccaacgtgaggacatgagggaccaacgtgaggacaggagggaacaacgtgaggagaggagagacgctcgagatgagaggtggcggcaggaagaccagaggaggcaggatgcaacactggggctgctgcgtgagcaaacagacatgctccggcgtctggtggagcttcaggaacggctgctggaaaacagactgccgcttcagcccctgttccaccctcccccctccccatgttccgtatcctcctcacccagacgtgtaagaacgcggggggtggggaggctctgtacaccttcccattccaccccagtagacagcccaagcaaaaggctgtcatttttttaa